Proteins encoded in a region of the Dreissena polymorpha isolate Duluth1 chromosome 6, UMN_Dpol_1.0, whole genome shotgun sequence genome:
- the LOC127834959 gene encoding heat shock 70 kDa protein 12B-like isoform X3 encodes MIKTSFKKPSKADITDTDKASATRSQALIVAAFDFGTTYSGYAYSFKDTPNDVITNKSWTAGSGKLITLKTPTSLLLNQNGGFDSFGFDAEDKFSSLTEDGKHNGWRLFRRFKMVLHNQKHLLDALSMRTIGTLETDIRYIITVPAIWGIAAKQFMREAAIEAGIDGDRLKLALEPEAAAVCCEAQSHTLAGKKFMVVDLGGGTADISVHEKQRDGSLKNIHAPSGGPWGGTYVDANFTTFMTYVFGEVAMTALQSNEMYDYFDMLRDFEVKKRKFEFNSQSDITFRIPVVLKEIAEKNFHQSLSDRLASLKYGKKVLLKGRDKLGVDSSIMQSWYTDPVSKMVNHISSILKEERIKDVDLIILVGGFAESPYIQQRIKVELPGKQLIVPGEAGLAVLKGAIMFGHKPDIISSRVMDYTYGIRVRSIYDEKKHPAERKVYIDGKWGVKRSFEIFVRANEDVNVGSKVTHLTTPAREHSTITIYRTKDRDPTFTTDPGCEKLGKIEIERDKDIPLNEQETKTTFMFGDTELHVLCEIAKIGKVQKLKLDLTK; translated from the exons atgattaaaacatCGTTCAAGAAACCTTCAAAGGCTGACATAACCGATACAG ATAAAGCTAGTGCTACCCGAAGTCAAGCACTAATTGTGGCCGCTTTCGACTTCGGCACCACATACAGCGGATATGCGTATTCCTTCAAAGACACTCCGAATGACGTCATAACTAACAAGAGTTGGACTGCCGGATCTGGTAAACTAATCACACTTAAAACACCAACAAGTTTACTTCTAAATCAGAATGGTGGGTTCGACTCGTTTGGATTCGATGCCGAGGATAAGTTTTCGTCTTTGACAGAGGACGGAAAACACAATGGTTGGAGACTGTTTAGAAGATTTAAGATGGTTCTACACAATCAG AAACACCTTTTGGACGCTTTGAGTATGCGTACAATTGGGACGCTCGAAACTGACATCAGATACATAATTACCGTACCAGCTATATGGGGCATAGCTGCCAAACAGTTCATGAGAGAAGCAGCTATTGAG GCTGGTATCGATGGCGACCGTTTGAAATTGGCCCTTGAGCCCGAGGCAGCCGCGGTCTGTTGTGAAGCCCAAAGTCACACGTTAGCGGGAAAAAAGTTCATGGTCGTCGACTTAGGAG GTGGAACTGCTGACATATCTGTTCACGAGAAACAAAGAGATGGTTCACTGAAAAATATTCACGCCCCTAGCGGCGGTCCGTGGGGCGGAACATATGTCGATGCAAACTTCACAACGTTCATGACATATGTATTTGGGGAAGTGGCAATGACTGCTTTACAAAGTAATGAAATGTACGATTACTTTGATATGCTTCGTGACTTCGAAGTAAAGAAGAGGAAATTCGAATTCAATTCTCAGTCCGACATCACATTTCGCATCCCAGTTGTACTGAAGGAAATTGCTGAGAAGAATTTTCATCAGTCTTTATCCGACCGACTGGCATCTTTGAAATACGGTAAAAAGGTTTTACTGAAGGGAAGAGATAAGCTTGGTGTCGATTCGTCAATCATGCAAAGTTGGTACACGGATCCGGTTTCCAAAATGGTGAATCACATTAGCAGTATTCTTAAAGAAGAACGAATAAAGGATGTTGATCTTATAATCTTAGTAGGAGGGTTTGCAGAGAGTCCATACATACAACAGAGGATTAAGGTAGAACTACCTGGGAAACAGCTGATAGTTCCTGGAGAGGCGGGTCTGGCTGTATTGAAGGGAGCCATAATGTTTGGACACAAGCCTGACATTATATCATCCAGGGTTATGGATTACACGTATGGAATACGTGTACGGTCTATATATGACGAGAAAAAACATCCTGCGGAAAGAAAAGTATACATAGACGGGAAATGGGGAGTCAAACGCTCTTTCGAGATATTTGTTAGAGCGAATGAAGACGTAAATGTTGGCTCCAAAGTGACACATTTGACCACTCCTGCACGCGAACATAGTACAATTACAATATACAGGACAAAAGACCGGGATCCGACATTTACAACAGATCCTGGCTGTGAAAAACTTGGTAAAATTGAAATTGAGCGCGACAAAGACATTCCATTGAATGAACAAGAAACTAAGACAACTTTTATGTTTGGTGACACCGAGTTGCATGTGTTGTGTGAGATCGCTAAGATTGGCAAAGTGCAGAAACTTAAACTTGACTTGACTAAGTAA
- the LOC127835621 gene encoding heat shock 70 kDa protein 12A-like, translating into MSLKYLQKHLLDALSMSKNGTRETDIRYIITVPAIWGIAAKQFMKEAAIEAGIVGNRVKLALEPEAAAVCCEALGHTLAGQKFMVVDIGGGTADISIHEKQSDGSLKNIHAPSGGPWGGIYVDANFIAFMTELFGTIAINALQRKDMYDYFDMIRDFEVKKRKFGFDSQTDITFRIPMVLKEILYEQHQSLSDRLESLKYGKRVFTRGRDKIGVDSSIMHSWFSDPVSKTVNHISSVLKEDQMKDVGLIILVGGFAESPYVQQRIKEELHGKQVIVPGEAGLAVLKGAVMFGHKPDIISSRVMDYTYGISVWGNYDEKIHPAERKVYQDGKWKVKHFFEVFVRINQEMQVDSKVTNFTYPTSEYSVIKIYRTRDRDPAFTNDPGCELLGKIRIENDKGIPLKEQLNKTTFMFGDTELHIFCDNVMNGKVETLTLDFTK; encoded by the exons ATGTCGCTTAAGTATCTACAGAAACACCTGCTGGACGCTTTGAGCATGAGTAAAAATGGGACGAGAGAAACTGACATCAGATACATAATTACCGTACCAGCTATCTGGGGCATAGCTGCTAAACAGTTCATGAAAGAAGCAGCGATTGAG GCTGGAATCGTTGGCAACCGTGTAAAATTGGCGTTGGAGCCGGAGGCAGCCGCGGTCTGTTGTGAGGCCCTCGGTCACACGTTAGCGGGACAAAAGTTCATGGTCGTCGACATTGGAG GTGGAACTGCTGACATATCTATCCACGAAAAACAAAGTGATGGCTCACTGAAGAATATTCACGCCCCTAGCGGCGGTCCGTGGGGCGGAATATATGTCGATGCAAACTTCATAGCGTTTATGACAGAATTATTTGGGACAATTGCCATTAATGCCTTACAACGTAAAGACATGTACGATTACTTTGATATGATCCGTGATTTTGAGGTAAAGAAGAGGAAATTCGGGTTTGATTCTCAGACCGACATCACATTTCGCATCCCAATGGTACTCAAGGAAATTTTATATGAGCAGCATCAATCTTTATCCGACAGACTGGAATCTTTGAAATACGGTAAACGAGTTTTCACCAGAGGAAGAGATAAAATTGGTGTCGACTCGTCAATAATGCATAGTTGGTTCTCTGATCCAGTTTCCAAGACGGTGAATCACATAAGCAGTGTTCTAAAAGAAGACCAAATGAAAGATGTCGGTCTAATAATCTTGGTTGGAGGTTTTGCGGAAAGCCCATACGTACAGCAGAGGATTAAGGAAGAACTACATGGAAAACAGGTGATAGTTCCTGGGGAGGCGGGTCTCGCCGTGCTGAAAGGAGCCGTGATGTTTGGACACAAGCCTGACATCATTTCATCCAGGGTTATGGATTACACGTATGGGATAAGTGTATGGGGAAACTATGACGAGAAAATACATCCTGCGGAAAGGAAAGTATACCAAGACGGGAAATGGAAAGTCAAACACTTTTTCGAGGTTTTTGTAAGAATTAATCAAGAGATGCAAGTTGATTCCAAGGTGACAAATTTCACCTACCCTACAAGTGAATATAGTGTAATTAAGATATACAGGACAAGAGACAGGGATCCGGCATTCACAAACGATCCTGGATGTGAACTTCTCGGTAAAATTCGAATAGAGAACGACAAAGGCATTCCTCTGAAGGAACAGTTAAATAAGACAACGTTTATGTTTGGAGACACCGAGTTGCATATATTTTGTGATAACGTTATGAATGGCAAAGTAGAGACATTAACACTTGACTTTACCAAATAA
- the LOC127834959 gene encoding heat shock 70 kDa protein 12B-like isoform X1 gives MIKTSFKKPSKADITDTDKASATRSQALIVAAFDFGTTYSGYAYSFKDTPNDVITNKSWTAGSGKLITLKTPTSLLLNQNGGFDSFGFDAEDKFSSLTEDGKHNGWRLFRRFKMVLHNQCISRLATVEDLEGKTFPAKPIFTMSLKYLQKHLLDALSMRTIGTLETDIRYIITVPAIWGIAAKQFMREAAIEAGIDGDRLKLALEPEAAAVCCEAQSHTLAGKKFMVVDLGGGTADISVHEKQRDGSLKNIHAPSGGPWGGTYVDANFTTFMTYVFGEVAMTALQSNEMYDYFDMLRDFEVKKRKFEFNSQSDITFRIPVVLKEIAEKNFHQSLSDRLASLKYGKKVLLKGRDKLGVDSSIMQSWYTDPVSKMVNHISSILKEERIKDVDLIILVGGFAESPYIQQRIKVELPGKQLIVPGEAGLAVLKGAIMFGHKPDIISSRVMDYTYGIRVRSIYDEKKHPAERKVYIDGKWGVKRSFEIFVRANEDVNVGSKVTHLTTPAREHSTITIYRTKDRDPTFTTDPGCEKLGKIEIERDKDIPLNEQETKTTFMFGDTELHVLCEIAKIGKVQKLKLDLTK, from the exons atgattaaaacatCGTTCAAGAAACCTTCAAAGGCTGACATAACCGATACAG ATAAAGCTAGTGCTACCCGAAGTCAAGCACTAATTGTGGCCGCTTTCGACTTCGGCACCACATACAGCGGATATGCGTATTCCTTCAAAGACACTCCGAATGACGTCATAACTAACAAGAGTTGGACTGCCGGATCTGGTAAACTAATCACACTTAAAACACCAACAAGTTTACTTCTAAATCAGAATGGTGGGTTCGACTCGTTTGGATTCGATGCCGAGGATAAGTTTTCGTCTTTGACAGAGGACGGAAAACACAATGGTTGGAGACTGTTTAGAAGATTTAAGATGGTTCTACACAATCAG TGCATTTCGCGTTTAGCAACAGTTGAAGATTTGGAAGGTAAAACTTTCCCAGCAAAACCGATATTTACGATGTCGCTCAAGTATTTACAGAAACACCTTTTGGACGCTTTGAGTATGCGTACAATTGGGACGCTCGAAACTGACATCAGATACATAATTACCGTACCAGCTATATGGGGCATAGCTGCCAAACAGTTCATGAGAGAAGCAGCTATTGAG GCTGGTATCGATGGCGACCGTTTGAAATTGGCCCTTGAGCCCGAGGCAGCCGCGGTCTGTTGTGAAGCCCAAAGTCACACGTTAGCGGGAAAAAAGTTCATGGTCGTCGACTTAGGAG GTGGAACTGCTGACATATCTGTTCACGAGAAACAAAGAGATGGTTCACTGAAAAATATTCACGCCCCTAGCGGCGGTCCGTGGGGCGGAACATATGTCGATGCAAACTTCACAACGTTCATGACATATGTATTTGGGGAAGTGGCAATGACTGCTTTACAAAGTAATGAAATGTACGATTACTTTGATATGCTTCGTGACTTCGAAGTAAAGAAGAGGAAATTCGAATTCAATTCTCAGTCCGACATCACATTTCGCATCCCAGTTGTACTGAAGGAAATTGCTGAGAAGAATTTTCATCAGTCTTTATCCGACCGACTGGCATCTTTGAAATACGGTAAAAAGGTTTTACTGAAGGGAAGAGATAAGCTTGGTGTCGATTCGTCAATCATGCAAAGTTGGTACACGGATCCGGTTTCCAAAATGGTGAATCACATTAGCAGTATTCTTAAAGAAGAACGAATAAAGGATGTTGATCTTATAATCTTAGTAGGAGGGTTTGCAGAGAGTCCATACATACAACAGAGGATTAAGGTAGAACTACCTGGGAAACAGCTGATAGTTCCTGGAGAGGCGGGTCTGGCTGTATTGAAGGGAGCCATAATGTTTGGACACAAGCCTGACATTATATCATCCAGGGTTATGGATTACACGTATGGAATACGTGTACGGTCTATATATGACGAGAAAAAACATCCTGCGGAAAGAAAAGTATACATAGACGGGAAATGGGGAGTCAAACGCTCTTTCGAGATATTTGTTAGAGCGAATGAAGACGTAAATGTTGGCTCCAAAGTGACACATTTGACCACTCCTGCACGCGAACATAGTACAATTACAATATACAGGACAAAAGACCGGGATCCGACATTTACAACAGATCCTGGCTGTGAAAAACTTGGTAAAATTGAAATTGAGCGCGACAAAGACATTCCATTGAATGAACAAGAAACTAAGACAACTTTTATGTTTGGTGACACCGAGTTGCATGTGTTGTGTGAGATCGCTAAGATTGGCAAAGTGCAGAAACTTAAACTTGACTTGACTAAGTAA
- the LOC127834959 gene encoding heat shock 70 kDa protein 12A-like isoform X2, translating to MIKTSFKKPSKADITDTDKASATRSQALIVAAFDFGTTYSGYAYSFKDTPNDVITNKSWTAGSGKLITLKTPTSLLLNQNGGFDSFGFDAEDKFSSLTEDGKHNGWRLFRRFKMVLHNQYLQKHLLDALSMRTIGTLETDIRYIITVPAIWGIAAKQFMREAAIEAGIDGDRLKLALEPEAAAVCCEAQSHTLAGKKFMVVDLGGGTADISVHEKQRDGSLKNIHAPSGGPWGGTYVDANFTTFMTYVFGEVAMTALQSNEMYDYFDMLRDFEVKKRKFEFNSQSDITFRIPVVLKEIAEKNFHQSLSDRLASLKYGKKVLLKGRDKLGVDSSIMQSWYTDPVSKMVNHISSILKEERIKDVDLIILVGGFAESPYIQQRIKVELPGKQLIVPGEAGLAVLKGAIMFGHKPDIISSRVMDYTYGIRVRSIYDEKKHPAERKVYIDGKWGVKRSFEIFVRANEDVNVGSKVTHLTTPAREHSTITIYRTKDRDPTFTTDPGCEKLGKIEIERDKDIPLNEQETKTTFMFGDTELHVLCEIAKIGKVQKLKLDLTK from the exons atgattaaaacatCGTTCAAGAAACCTTCAAAGGCTGACATAACCGATACAG ATAAAGCTAGTGCTACCCGAAGTCAAGCACTAATTGTGGCCGCTTTCGACTTCGGCACCACATACAGCGGATATGCGTATTCCTTCAAAGACACTCCGAATGACGTCATAACTAACAAGAGTTGGACTGCCGGATCTGGTAAACTAATCACACTTAAAACACCAACAAGTTTACTTCTAAATCAGAATGGTGGGTTCGACTCGTTTGGATTCGATGCCGAGGATAAGTTTTCGTCTTTGACAGAGGACGGAAAACACAATGGTTGGAGACTGTTTAGAAGATTTAAGATGGTTCTACACAATCAG TATTTACAGAAACACCTTTTGGACGCTTTGAGTATGCGTACAATTGGGACGCTCGAAACTGACATCAGATACATAATTACCGTACCAGCTATATGGGGCATAGCTGCCAAACAGTTCATGAGAGAAGCAGCTATTGAG GCTGGTATCGATGGCGACCGTTTGAAATTGGCCCTTGAGCCCGAGGCAGCCGCGGTCTGTTGTGAAGCCCAAAGTCACACGTTAGCGGGAAAAAAGTTCATGGTCGTCGACTTAGGAG GTGGAACTGCTGACATATCTGTTCACGAGAAACAAAGAGATGGTTCACTGAAAAATATTCACGCCCCTAGCGGCGGTCCGTGGGGCGGAACATATGTCGATGCAAACTTCACAACGTTCATGACATATGTATTTGGGGAAGTGGCAATGACTGCTTTACAAAGTAATGAAATGTACGATTACTTTGATATGCTTCGTGACTTCGAAGTAAAGAAGAGGAAATTCGAATTCAATTCTCAGTCCGACATCACATTTCGCATCCCAGTTGTACTGAAGGAAATTGCTGAGAAGAATTTTCATCAGTCTTTATCCGACCGACTGGCATCTTTGAAATACGGTAAAAAGGTTTTACTGAAGGGAAGAGATAAGCTTGGTGTCGATTCGTCAATCATGCAAAGTTGGTACACGGATCCGGTTTCCAAAATGGTGAATCACATTAGCAGTATTCTTAAAGAAGAACGAATAAAGGATGTTGATCTTATAATCTTAGTAGGAGGGTTTGCAGAGAGTCCATACATACAACAGAGGATTAAGGTAGAACTACCTGGGAAACAGCTGATAGTTCCTGGAGAGGCGGGTCTGGCTGTATTGAAGGGAGCCATAATGTTTGGACACAAGCCTGACATTATATCATCCAGGGTTATGGATTACACGTATGGAATACGTGTACGGTCTATATATGACGAGAAAAAACATCCTGCGGAAAGAAAAGTATACATAGACGGGAAATGGGGAGTCAAACGCTCTTTCGAGATATTTGTTAGAGCGAATGAAGACGTAAATGTTGGCTCCAAAGTGACACATTTGACCACTCCTGCACGCGAACATAGTACAATTACAATATACAGGACAAAAGACCGGGATCCGACATTTACAACAGATCCTGGCTGTGAAAAACTTGGTAAAATTGAAATTGAGCGCGACAAAGACATTCCATTGAATGAACAAGAAACTAAGACAACTTTTATGTTTGGTGACACCGAGTTGCATGTGTTGTGTGAGATCGCTAAGATTGGCAAAGTGCAGAAACTTAAACTTGACTTGACTAAGTAA